A genome region from Leifsonia sp. Root112D2 includes the following:
- the topA gene encoding type I DNA topoisomerase, whose amino-acid sequence MPDTKKLVIVESPTKVKSIAQYLGDGYEVMASVGHIRDLIEPKNLPPELKKGGLGKFSVDVDNDFEPYYVVSDQKKKTVADLKRALKNADELLLATDEDREGEAIAWHLIEVLKPTVPVKRMVFHEITREAIQAARESTRDIDTALVDAQETRRILDRLYGFEVSPVLWRKVGPGLSAGRVQSAATRLVVDRERERLAFIAAGYWDLTARLATRSDTTAPDAASAASADASVFESRLVRLDGKRVASGRDFDDRGALKSDAVTLDEPTVRALAAGIEQSSSTIAVSKVESKPYSRRPAAPFTTSTLQQEAARKLRFSARQTMSVAQSLYENGYITYMRTDSPSLSQQATNAARSQAATLYGADTVPEKPRVYTGKSKSAQEAHEAIRPSGETFRTPAELASRLHGNDFKLYELIWKRTVASQMADAKGQTASVTIEARVTEGEVAGRVAEFSASGTVITFRGFLHAYEEGRDEERNGQAEPSEAKLPPLKEGQALAVDEIEAKGHETTPPPRYTEASLVKTLEELGVGRPSTYASILSTIVDRGYVTPRGQALVPNWIAFSVVRLLEDYFGDLVEYDFTAEMENDLDRIAGGEAARIDWLNSFYFGSDKHRGLRQVVDNLGDIDARIINSIRIDDEITLRIGKYGPYLEVAASADPGAENPDATPRRVNIPEGLAPDELTAAKAHELIDAPVVTDRIIGVNPANGKNIVAKDGRFGPYVTELDPEPEPLVEEARGAAVSKPADDTPPADPKTGELLETAAEASAPTTAKKPAKKTAAKKAAAVKPRTASLFKSMDLAAIDLDTALRLLDLPRVVGADPESGEEILAQNGRYGPYLKKGADTRSLTSEDDIFGIDLAGALELYAQPKYGARRASSALKEFAEDPESGKPIRVKDGRFGPYVTDGVTNATIPKSESVEEVDFDRAVQLLADKRAKGPAPKKKAPAKKAPAKKAAAKKPAAKKPAAKKPAAKATARTAAPKK is encoded by the coding sequence GTGCCAGACACGAAAAAACTGGTCATCGTCGAGTCGCCGACGAAGGTCAAATCCATCGCGCAGTATCTCGGCGACGGCTATGAAGTCATGGCCTCCGTTGGACACATTCGTGACCTCATCGAACCCAAAAACCTGCCGCCCGAGCTCAAAAAGGGCGGCCTGGGCAAGTTCTCTGTCGACGTCGACAATGACTTCGAGCCCTACTACGTCGTCTCCGACCAGAAAAAGAAGACGGTCGCCGACCTCAAGAGGGCGCTCAAGAACGCCGACGAACTCCTGCTCGCCACTGATGAGGACCGCGAAGGCGAGGCCATCGCCTGGCACCTCATCGAGGTTCTCAAGCCCACCGTTCCCGTCAAGCGCATGGTCTTCCACGAGATCACCCGCGAGGCCATCCAGGCGGCCCGCGAGAGCACCCGCGACATCGACACCGCACTCGTCGACGCGCAGGAGACGCGTCGCATCCTCGACCGCCTTTACGGCTTCGAGGTCTCGCCCGTGCTGTGGCGCAAGGTCGGCCCCGGCCTCTCCGCCGGCCGCGTGCAGTCCGCCGCCACCCGACTCGTCGTCGACCGTGAACGCGAGCGGCTCGCCTTCATCGCGGCCGGGTACTGGGACCTGACCGCCCGACTCGCCACGCGAAGCGACACCACCGCGCCGGATGCCGCCTCCGCGGCCAGCGCCGACGCATCCGTCTTCGAGTCCCGCCTCGTGCGTCTCGACGGCAAGCGCGTCGCCAGCGGGCGTGACTTCGACGACCGCGGCGCGCTCAAGAGCGACGCCGTCACCCTCGACGAGCCCACCGTGCGGGCACTCGCCGCCGGCATCGAGCAGTCGAGTTCGACGATCGCCGTCTCCAAGGTGGAGTCGAAGCCGTATTCCCGCCGTCCGGCGGCGCCGTTCACGACATCCACGCTGCAGCAGGAGGCCGCGCGCAAGCTGCGTTTCTCAGCCAGGCAGACCATGAGCGTTGCGCAGTCGCTGTATGAAAACGGCTACATCACCTATATGCGTACCGACTCGCCGTCGCTGTCGCAGCAGGCCACGAACGCGGCGCGTTCGCAGGCCGCCACTCTCTACGGCGCAGACACGGTGCCCGAGAAGCCGCGTGTCTACACCGGCAAGAGCAAGAGCGCGCAGGAGGCGCACGAGGCAATCCGCCCGTCCGGTGAGACGTTCCGCACCCCTGCTGAGCTGGCATCCCGCCTGCACGGCAACGACTTCAAGCTGTACGAACTGATCTGGAAGCGCACCGTCGCCTCGCAGATGGCGGACGCGAAGGGGCAGACGGCATCCGTCACCATCGAAGCCCGCGTGACCGAGGGCGAGGTGGCCGGCCGGGTCGCCGAATTCTCCGCCAGCGGCACGGTCATCACGTTCCGCGGCTTTCTGCACGCCTATGAAGAGGGCCGCGACGAGGAGCGCAACGGTCAGGCCGAGCCGAGCGAGGCCAAGCTGCCGCCGCTGAAGGAAGGGCAGGCGCTCGCCGTCGACGAGATCGAGGCCAAGGGCCACGAGACCACGCCGCCGCCGCGCTACACGGAGGCCAGCCTCGTCAAGACGCTCGAAGAGCTGGGGGTCGGCCGCCCGTCGACCTATGCCTCCATTCTTTCCACCATCGTCGACCGCGGTTACGTGACGCCTCGTGGTCAGGCCCTCGTACCGAACTGGATCGCCTTCTCGGTGGTACGCCTGCTCGAGGACTACTTCGGCGACCTCGTCGAATACGACTTCACGGCAGAGATGGAGAACGACCTCGACCGCATCGCCGGCGGTGAGGCCGCCCGCATCGACTGGCTGAACAGCTTCTACTTCGGCAGCGACAAGCATCGCGGGCTGCGCCAGGTGGTCGACAATCTCGGCGACATCGACGCGCGCATCATCAACTCCATTCGCATCGACGACGAGATCACCCTGCGCATCGGCAAATACGGGCCCTACCTCGAGGTTGCCGCTTCGGCAGACCCCGGCGCCGAGAATCCGGATGCGACGCCTCGCCGCGTCAACATTCCCGAGGGACTCGCCCCCGATGAGCTCACCGCCGCGAAGGCACACGAGCTCATCGATGCTCCTGTGGTCACCGACCGCATCATCGGGGTGAACCCGGCGAACGGCAAGAACATCGTCGCCAAAGACGGCCGCTTCGGCCCCTACGTGACCGAGCTCGACCCCGAGCCCGAACCGCTGGTTGAGGAGGCGCGCGGAGCCGCCGTCTCGAAACCAGCAGACGACACTCCACCCGCCGACCCGAAAACCGGCGAGCTCCTCGAAACCGCCGCCGAGGCATCCGCCCCGACGACGGCGAAGAAACCCGCGAAGAAGACCGCCGCCAAAAAGGCCGCCGCGGTCAAGCCGCGCACCGCGTCGCTCTTCAAGTCGATGGATCTCGCCGCCATCGATCTCGACACCGCGCTCAGGCTGCTCGACCTGCCCCGCGTGGTCGGGGCCGACCCCGAGTCCGGTGAGGAGATTCTCGCGCAGAACGGGCGTTACGGGCCGTACCTGAAGAAGGGTGCGGACACGCGTTCGCTCACGAGCGAAGATGACATCTTCGGCATCGATCTCGCCGGCGCACTCGAGCTGTATGCGCAGCCGAAATACGGTGCACGCCGTGCCTCGAGTGCCCTCAAGGAATTCGCGGAGGATCCGGAAAGCGGCAAGCCGATTCGGGTCAAAGACGGCCGATTCGGCCCGTACGTGACCGATGGTGTCACGAACGCGACGATCCCCAAGAGCGAATCGGTGGAGGAAGTCGACTTCGATCGCGCCGTGCAGCTGCTGGCCGACAAGCGCGCCAAGGGCCCTGCGCCCAAGAAGAAGGCCCCAGCGAAGAAGGCCCCGGCCAAGAAGGCCGCCGCGAAGAAACCGGCAGCAAAGAAACCGGCAGCGAAGAAGCCCGCGGCGAAGGCCACGGCGCGCACGGCAGCACCGAAGAAGTGA
- a CDS encoding DUF4244 domain-containing protein, which produces MTALAERTRSRLGDEEGAATAEYAVATMAAVGFAGLLVVILRGDEVRGILTDLIRRALTTAG; this is translated from the coding sequence GTGACGGCGCTTGCGGAGCGCACCCGATCGCGCCTGGGCGATGAGGAGGGAGCGGCAACCGCCGAATATGCGGTGGCCACCATGGCCGCCGTCGGCTTTGCTGGCCTGCTCGTCGTCATCCTGCGCGGCGACGAGGTGCGCGGCATCCTGACCGATCTGATCCGCCGTGCGCTCACGACGGCAGGCTGA
- a CDS encoding type II secretion system F family protein, translated as MKASKGKAPPEIEAVAAVTERLAVLLAAGVPPVSAWGYLGETASSGVVRQVADAAARGEAVPRALAAAAAASPPDVADAWRGLAAAWFVATESGAPLAQSLRALAGSFRSLGQTQRDLAVALAGPAATARMVMALPVVGVLFGMGLGFNTLRTLFTTLPGLACLGAGALLMVAGIRWNRRMIRAATPKDRTPGLAIDLMAVAMSGGGSIERARMLLAKARGRFLTGTAAESRMVDDVLRLAQRAGVPAAQLLRSEAAARRRNARSEGQRSAASLAVRLMIPLGICVLPAFMLVGVAPLLLAIVTSTFSTLT; from the coding sequence ATGAAGGCATCGAAAGGCAAGGCCCCTCCTGAGATCGAGGCTGTTGCAGCCGTGACCGAGCGGCTGGCCGTGCTGCTGGCTGCGGGCGTGCCGCCGGTCTCGGCGTGGGGTTACCTGGGCGAGACGGCGAGTTCCGGCGTCGTCAGGCAGGTGGCGGATGCTGCCGCCCGTGGCGAGGCTGTGCCTCGCGCACTCGCGGCGGCCGCGGCGGCCAGCCCTCCCGATGTTGCCGACGCGTGGCGCGGCCTGGCTGCAGCCTGGTTCGTCGCAACGGAGTCGGGTGCGCCGCTGGCGCAGAGCCTGCGGGCTCTCGCCGGTTCCTTCCGGTCGCTGGGCCAGACACAACGCGATCTGGCCGTCGCGCTCGCGGGGCCGGCCGCGACCGCTCGCATGGTGATGGCGCTGCCCGTCGTGGGGGTGCTGTTCGGCATGGGCCTGGGCTTCAACACCCTGCGAACGCTCTTCACGACGTTGCCCGGGCTGGCGTGCCTGGGAGCGGGTGCGCTGCTGATGGTGGCAGGCATCCGCTGGAATCGACGCATGATTCGCGCCGCGACACCGAAGGATCGCACGCCAGGACTCGCGATCGACCTCATGGCTGTGGCGATGTCGGGCGGGGGATCCATCGAACGAGCCAGAATGCTGCTCGCGAAGGCGCGTGGGCGTTTTCTCACCGGCACCGCGGCGGAGTCGCGCATGGTCGACGACGTGCTGCGGCTCGCTCAGCGAGCGGGCGTGCCGGCGGCGCAACTGCTGCGCAGCGAGGCAGCGGCACGACGCAGGAACGCCCGCTCCGAGGGCCAGCGCAGTGCTGCGTCGCTCGCCGTGCGCCTCATGATCCCGCTGGGCATCTGCGTGCTGCCCGCGTTCATGCTCGTCGGCGTGGCCCCCTTGCTGCTGGCCATCGTCACCTCCACGTTCTCGACGCTGACCTGA
- a CDS encoding RidA family protein, producing the protein MAGVGGSGGSAAGGVEGRLAELGIVLPDVAAPVAAYVPAVVSGSFVYTSGQLPFVSGALPASGKVGEGHGLVPAADAQDYARTAALNALAAARSVIGSLDRVTRVVKVTGFVASAPDFTGQPGVINGASNVLGEIFGEAGAHARSAVGVAVLPLDSPVEVELILEFA; encoded by the coding sequence ATGGCTGGAGTTGGTGGGTCTGGTGGATCTGCTGCCGGTGGTGTCGAGGGTCGCCTGGCCGAGCTGGGCATCGTGTTGCCGGATGTCGCGGCTCCCGTCGCCGCCTACGTTCCGGCCGTCGTCAGCGGTTCCTTCGTGTACACCTCCGGCCAGCTGCCGTTTGTCTCCGGTGCGCTGCCCGCTTCTGGCAAGGTGGGCGAGGGCCACGGGCTCGTTCCCGCAGCCGACGCACAGGACTACGCGCGCACGGCGGCGCTCAACGCGCTCGCGGCAGCGCGCAGCGTGATCGGATCGCTCGATCGGGTGACGCGCGTGGTCAAGGTGACCGGCTTCGTCGCATCCGCCCCCGATTTCACGGGGCAGCCCGGGGTGATCAACGGCGCCTCGAATGTGCTCGGGGAGATCTTCGGCGAGGCGGGCGCCCACGCGCGCTCGGCCGTGGGTGTGGCCGTTCTGCCGCTGGATTCGCCCGTCGAGGTGGAGCTTATTCTCGAGTTCGCGTAG
- a CDS encoding CpaF family protein has protein sequence MASTPFVPQRRTQLVVGDDEDSPFNAAQDEASTAGDPADWRDFGVLAPYLADPAVTDLFVNGVDGLWIDDGTGLRRARDPERHVDEEVDGNLAEVFEDEYGFDAVLSPIAAGAGTGAGAGAGTGTGTGVSVPGAGGFEADSDGIDDEAGGDELGDERALRALAVRLIALGGRHIDETSPCVDVRLRDGIRVHAVLPPISTTGTLLSIRIPRRERFRLGDLAASGMVSTAQADRLRLAIRRRENILVTGAAGTGKTTLLAALLAEAPPGERIVAIEDVAELRVDHPHFVSLESRQANLEGAGAIGMERLVREALRMRPDRLVLGECRGAEIRELLAALNTGHDGGAGTLHANSLADVPARVEALGALAQMSQEAVARQTVSAIGVIVHLERTAGIRRLAGIGGFALDARGRLQVIDE, from the coding sequence ATGGCTTCCACCCCCTTCGTGCCACAGCGTCGCACGCAACTCGTCGTGGGCGACGATGAAGATTCGCCGTTCAACGCCGCTCAGGATGAGGCCAGCACTGCCGGTGACCCCGCGGACTGGCGCGACTTCGGAGTGCTCGCGCCGTACCTCGCCGACCCCGCGGTGACGGATCTCTTTGTGAACGGGGTCGACGGCTTGTGGATCGACGACGGCACCGGACTGAGGCGCGCCCGCGATCCGGAGAGGCACGTCGACGAAGAGGTCGACGGCAATCTCGCTGAGGTGTTCGAGGACGAGTACGGGTTCGATGCGGTTCTCTCTCCGATCGCTGCTGGCGCTGGCACTGGCGCTGGCGCTGGCGCTGGCACTGGCACCGGCACCGGCGTCAGCGTGCCGGGCGCTGGCGGTTTCGAGGCTGACAGCGATGGCATCGACGATGAGGCCGGCGGTGACGAGCTCGGCGACGAGCGCGCACTGCGTGCGCTCGCGGTGCGTCTGATTGCTCTCGGCGGGCGGCACATCGATGAGACCTCCCCCTGCGTCGACGTGCGGCTGCGCGACGGCATCCGGGTTCACGCGGTGCTGCCGCCGATCTCCACGACCGGAACGCTGCTGTCCATTCGCATTCCGCGCCGTGAGCGGTTTCGGTTGGGTGATCTCGCGGCATCCGGAATGGTGAGCACGGCCCAGGCCGACCGCCTGCGGCTGGCCATACGTCGGCGCGAGAACATTCTCGTGACGGGCGCGGCTGGCACCGGTAAGACCACTCTTCTGGCCGCGCTGCTCGCCGAGGCGCCGCCCGGCGAGCGCATTGTGGCCATCGAAGATGTCGCGGAGCTGCGGGTGGATCATCCTCATTTCGTGTCGCTGGAGTCGCGGCAGGCCAATCTGGAGGGCGCCGGCGCGATAGGCATGGAACGACTCGTGCGCGAGGCGTTGCGCATGCGACCCGACCGGCTGGTGCTCGGCGAATGCCGCGGCGCCGAGATTCGCGAGCTGCTTGCCGCGCTCAATACCGGGCACGACGGGGGAGCCGGAACCCTGCACGCCAATTCTCTTGCGGATGTTCCTGCGCGCGTGGAAGCGCTCGGCGCATTGGCGCAGATGAGCCAGGAGGCGGTGGCGCGACAGACCGTGAGCGCGATCGGCGTGATTGTGCACCTGGAACGCACTGCGGGCATCCGCCGCCTGGCCGGGATCGGAGGCTTCGCCCTCGATGCGCGCGGTCGCCTGCAGGTGATCGACGAATGA
- the tmk gene encoding dTMP kinase, whose amino-acid sequence MSESTGVVSAPGARAATSGIFITLEGGDGSGKSTQAELLAEWLRERARTVMRTREPGGTDVGDAVREIVLHHRGHIAPRAEALLYAADRAHHIATAVRPALERGEVVIQDRYLDSSVAYQGVGRVLDADEIRNLSLWAAEGLLPDVTILLDLDETVARARLDAARTRYDRLEAEKSEFHARVRAAYLDLAAAEPERFLVLDAAAPVAEIAAAIRARIEPLL is encoded by the coding sequence GTGAGCGAGAGCACGGGCGTGGTGAGCGCCCCGGGGGCTCGCGCCGCGACATCCGGCATCTTCATCACGCTCGAGGGCGGCGACGGGTCGGGCAAGTCGACCCAGGCCGAGCTGCTCGCCGAGTGGTTGCGCGAACGTGCACGCACCGTGATGCGTACCCGCGAACCCGGTGGCACCGATGTCGGCGACGCGGTTCGCGAGATAGTGCTGCACCACCGCGGGCACATCGCACCGCGTGCCGAGGCGCTGCTCTACGCCGCCGATCGCGCGCACCACATCGCCACGGCGGTGCGACCGGCCCTCGAGCGCGGCGAGGTCGTGATCCAGGATCGCTACCTCGACTCGTCTGTGGCGTATCAGGGCGTCGGCCGTGTGCTTGACGCCGACGAGATTCGCAATCTGTCATTGTGGGCCGCCGAAGGGCTGCTGCCCGATGTGACGATTCTGCTCGACCTCGACGAGACCGTCGCGCGCGCCCGACTGGATGCCGCGCGCACCCGATACGACCGGCTCGAGGCCGAGAAGAGCGAGTTTCACGCACGTGTTCGAGCCGCGTATCTCGACCTGGCCGCGGCCGAGCCCGAGCGCTTTCTCGTGCTGGATGCCGCGGCGCCGGTCGCCGAGATCGCCGCGGCCATCCGCGCCCGCATCGAGCCCCTGCTCTAG
- a CDS encoding Rv3654c family TadE-like protein, with protein MARWRRSLWHAQGAEARGSRRRGTQAWEAQARAGESGSGSLLAVGVIASVFALTMMLVPLSQALTVKQRVTGAADAAALAAANTVSGAIAGFPCESADVAAQLNGAALRRCELDGSVATVSAGARYLGFDIVVFARAGPPGSAQG; from the coding sequence ATGGCGAGGTGGCGGCGCTCCCTTTGGCACGCTCAGGGAGCGGAGGCTCGGGGATCGCGTCGCCGGGGAACGCAGGCCTGGGAAGCGCAGGCTCGGGCCGGGGAATCGGGCTCCGGGTCGTTGCTCGCGGTCGGGGTCATCGCATCCGTCTTCGCACTGACGATGATGCTTGTGCCCCTTTCGCAGGCGCTCACGGTGAAGCAACGGGTGACGGGCGCGGCCGACGCGGCGGCGCTCGCGGCCGCGAACACGGTGTCCGGGGCGATCGCCGGGTTTCCCTGCGAATCAGCGGATGTCGCCGCACAACTCAACGGCGCAGCCCTGCGGCGCTGCGAGCTCGACGGTTCTGTGGCGACGGTCTCGGCGGGCGCCCGCTATCTCGGCTTCGACATCGTCGTCTTCGCGCGAGCGGGGCCGCCGGGCAGCGCCCAAGGCTGA
- a CDS encoding TadE family type IV pilus minor pilin — protein sequence MRSRRQAELPVPQSLLQSQPRPQQRLRHGRSSARWRPGNSADHGSVTAEFAAVVPAVLLVLAVCLGGVQIVGQQLRLTDAAADAARSLARGDSTVVAAARVHQGVGTARMSTENSGEFVCVRLTSAAAFGPAASVGFTVAARGCALEGGR from the coding sequence GTGCGCTCACGACGGCAGGCTGAGCTGCCCGTGCCGCAGTCGCTGCTGCAGTCGCAGCCGCGACCGCAGCAGCGACTGCGGCACGGCCGATCGTCGGCACGATGGCGGCCGGGCAATTCGGCGGACCACGGCAGCGTCACGGCGGAGTTCGCCGCGGTCGTGCCGGCCGTGCTTCTCGTGCTCGCCGTGTGCCTCGGCGGCGTGCAGATCGTGGGGCAGCAGCTGCGACTGACGGATGCCGCCGCGGACGCCGCCCGGTCCCTTGCGCGCGGAGACAGTACGGTGGTGGCCGCCGCCCGGGTGCATCAGGGCGTGGGCACGGCGCGCATGAGCACCGAGAACAGTGGGGAATTCGTGTGCGTGCGGCTGACATCAGCCGCGGCGTTCGGCCCCGCGGCCTCTGTGGGGTTCACGGTGGCGGCTCGCGGATGCGCACTCGAGGGAGGTCGGTGA
- a CDS encoding transglycosylase domain-containing protein → MSAQKRSAKRSAHGALGAFAGFVGMSVVAGLLVTAAVTPAIAVTGIAASDSLGMFENLPEYLKLDQLPQVSTVYAKKGNAEVQIASFWAQNRVVAKWGDISQFAKDAATSGEDPRFYEHGGIDIKGTVRGALSTWLKKDTQGGSTITQQYVKNVKIQMCEKYNVNNGDEKLHQKWIACYNDATETTPDRKLKEMKQAIGLEKKYGKNTILLNYLNIAGFGGQVYGIQSASLYYYGVSAKDLTVAQAASLLAIVNNPDNLRLDVPDSKTNGAKNGYAANKSRRDYIIDKMLQYKKITQKQRDEAIATKITPKITPQSNGCMTAAAYDADIFCSYVQNSILNDPAFGATADDRWAALTGGGFKIYTTLDLDLQKTTQDSLRDYVPATAEGMDIGGATVALQQNTGRILTMAQNRPYNNTAKAPAGTTSLNYTADAAYGDSGGFAVGSTYKAFSLVAWLQEGHALRDIINADRHTYPTSLFHNSCAGPDATWNVSNDEGGEGGNMSVLDATKYSVNTAFATMGTKVDLCTIQKAATALGMHESNGDPMPSNASSILGSGMDISPLTLATAYAGFANGGKICTPVAIDKVTNADGTDRPVTPTSCKQAIDPKIAAGVAYALQTPFQGGGTAQSANPRDGVPLLGKTGTTDGAYDNWLATATTKVATATWIGNVQGVKQANGKYEKTDMHYKYFQPKSGGYYRQGNNLKFPVVKTILEATNAKFGGSAFPTVDSLVLNGIQVDVPDVAGKSLSDAKSLLTGVGFNVQEGGRIAGSQPSGTMERSDPAGGTKASKGATILLYASDGTLVTVPGLSGTKADIQATLNGAGFNSVKFTGSNDPDATFKSSSPAPGSQASTKSTITVTLQAPAKTGPNPPNPGNG, encoded by the coding sequence ATGTCTGCCCAAAAACGATCCGCCAAGCGGTCTGCCCACGGCGCGCTCGGTGCATTCGCCGGCTTCGTCGGCATGAGCGTCGTCGCCGGCCTGCTGGTGACCGCCGCCGTGACTCCCGCCATCGCCGTGACAGGCATCGCCGCATCCGATTCGCTCGGCATGTTCGAGAATCTTCCCGAGTACCTCAAGCTCGACCAGCTGCCGCAGGTCTCCACGGTGTATGCCAAGAAGGGCAACGCCGAGGTTCAGATCGCGTCGTTCTGGGCGCAGAACCGCGTGGTGGCCAAGTGGGGCGACATCTCGCAGTTCGCGAAGGATGCCGCGACCTCCGGTGAAGATCCGCGCTTCTACGAACACGGCGGCATCGACATCAAGGGCACCGTTCGCGGCGCCCTCTCCACGTGGCTGAAGAAGGACACGCAGGGCGGCTCGACCATCACCCAGCAGTACGTGAAGAACGTCAAGATTCAGATGTGCGAGAAGTACAACGTGAACAATGGCGATGAGAAGCTTCACCAGAAGTGGATCGCCTGCTACAACGACGCCACCGAGACCACGCCCGACCGCAAGCTCAAGGAGATGAAGCAGGCCATCGGCCTGGAGAAGAAGTACGGCAAGAACACCATTCTGCTGAACTACCTCAACATCGCCGGTTTCGGCGGCCAGGTCTACGGCATCCAGTCGGCTTCGCTCTACTACTACGGCGTCTCTGCCAAAGACCTCACCGTGGCTCAGGCCGCCAGCCTGCTGGCCATCGTGAACAACCCCGACAACCTCCGGCTCGACGTGCCGGACAGCAAGACCAACGGCGCCAAGAACGGCTACGCGGCCAACAAAAGCCGCCGCGACTACATCATCGACAAGATGCTGCAGTACAAGAAGATCACCCAGAAGCAGCGCGACGAGGCCATCGCCACCAAGATCACACCCAAGATCACGCCGCAGTCCAACGGATGCATGACCGCCGCAGCCTACGACGCCGACATCTTCTGTTCCTACGTTCAGAACTCGATCCTGAACGATCCGGCGTTCGGTGCGACAGCAGACGATCGCTGGGCCGCCCTGACCGGCGGCGGTTTCAAGATCTACACGACGCTCGACCTCGACCTGCAGAAGACCACGCAGGATTCGCTGCGCGACTACGTTCCGGCCACCGCAGAGGGCATGGACATCGGCGGTGCCACCGTTGCCCTGCAGCAGAACACCGGTCGCATCCTCACGATGGCGCAGAACAGACCGTACAACAACACGGCGAAGGCGCCGGCGGGAACGACGTCTCTCAACTACACCGCAGACGCCGCCTATGGCGATTCGGGCGGCTTCGCCGTCGGTTCGACGTACAAGGCCTTCTCGCTTGTGGCCTGGCTGCAGGAGGGCCACGCGCTGCGTGACATCATCAACGCCGACAGGCACACCTACCCCACCTCCCTGTTCCACAACAGTTGCGCCGGACCCGACGCGACGTGGAACGTCTCCAACGACGAGGGCGGCGAGGGCGGCAACATGAGCGTTCTCGATGCCACCAAGTACTCGGTGAACACGGCCTTCGCCACGATGGGCACCAAGGTCGATCTCTGCACCATCCAGAAAGCTGCAACGGCTCTCGGTATGCACGAGAGCAATGGCGACCCGATGCCTTCGAACGCCTCCTCCATCCTCGGCAGTGGCATGGATATCTCACCGCTCACGCTCGCGACCGCCTATGCCGGCTTCGCGAATGGCGGCAAGATCTGCACGCCCGTTGCCATCGACAAGGTCACGAATGCGGATGGCACGGACCGCCCCGTTACCCCCACCAGCTGCAAGCAGGCGATCGACCCCAAGATCGCGGCCGGCGTCGCCTATGCGCTGCAGACGCCGTTCCAGGGCGGTGGCACGGCCCAGAGCGCCAACCCTCGTGATGGTGTGCCGCTGCTGGGCAAGACGGGTACGACAGACGGCGCCTACGACAACTGGCTCGCCACGGCCACCACCAAGGTCGCCACCGCCACCTGGATCGGCAACGTGCAAGGTGTCAAGCAGGCCAACGGCAAGTACGAGAAGACTGATATGCACTACAAGTACTTCCAGCCGAAGAGCGGTGGCTACTACCGCCAGGGCAACAACCTGAAATTCCCGGTGGTGAAGACGATTCTCGAGGCCACCAACGCCAAATTCGGCGGCTCCGCGTTCCCGACCGTCGACAGTCTCGTGCTCAACGGCATCCAGGTCGACGTGCCCGACGTCGCAGGCAAGTCGCTGAGCGACGCCAAGAGCCTGCTCACCGGAGTCGGTTTCAACGTGCAGGAGGGCGGCCGCATTGCCGGCAGCCAGCCGAGCGGCACGATGGAACGCAGCGACCCGGCCGGCGGCACGAAGGCCAGCAAGGGTGCCACGATCCTGCTCTACGCGAGCGACGGAACGCTGGTGACCGTGCCGGGGCTCTCGGGCACGAAGGCCGACATTCAGGCCACACTGAATGGCGCGGGCTTCAACAGTGTGAAGTTCACGGGCTCGAATGATCCGGATGCAACGTTCAAGTCGAGCAGTCCGGCTCCCGGTTCGCAAGCCTCCACGAAGTCGACCATCACGGTCACGCTCCAGGCACCGGCGAAGACGGGGCCGAATCCGCCCAATCCAGGGAACGGCTAG